From one Motacilla alba alba isolate MOTALB_02 chromosome 8, Motacilla_alba_V1.0_pri, whole genome shotgun sequence genomic stretch:
- the TACSTD2 gene encoding tumor-associated calcium signal transducer 2, with the protein MEPLFGAVLGLILAVASPAHDSCTCETNKWAVCAQDGPGNCTCRLAGSDHPVDCSTLTSKCFLMKAEMIPLKEKRLWRPPQAVSDSDGIYNPDCEDSGVFKARQCNQSSTCWCVNTAGVRRTEKGGRSLSCSELVRTRWIYIELTHKRSSSAFAVPDVAKALTQLFESRYKLHPKYIAAIKYDPPLIQIRLDQNKKPSWDVDIADVAYYFEKDVNNDSVFPSNSKLTVSVNGDALAIEKLWIYYVDEKPPEFCMRQLAAGISAVVTVVVLTAGIGIAVLLVLRWLRTRTYKKFECKEMREMKASSLELP; encoded by the coding sequence ATGGAGCCTCTCTtcggggctgtgctgggtttgaTTCTGGCAGTCGCTTCACCAGCCCACGACAGCTGTACCTGTGAGACCAACAAGTGGGCAGTGTGTGCCCAGGATGGCCCAGGGAACTGCACCTGCAGGCTGGCAGGTTCAGATCACCCTGTAGACTGCTCAACCCTGACTTCGAAATGCTTCCTGATGAAGGCAGAAATGATCCCCCTGAAGGAGAAGCGCCTCTGGAGACCTCCCCAGGCGGTGTCAGACAGCGATGGCATTTACAACCCTGACTGCGAGGACAGCGGTGTGTTTAAAGCCAGGCAGTGCAACCAGTCCAGCACCTGCTGGTGCGTGAACACCGCGGGCGTGCGCAGGACGGAGAAGGGAGGCaggagcctgagctgcagcGAGCTGGTCCGGACGCGGTGGATCTACATTGAGCTGACACACAAGAGGAGCTCCAGTGCCTTCGCTGTTCCCGACGTGGCAAAGGCCCTGACGCAGCTGTTTGAGAGCAGGTACAAGCTGCACCCCAAGTACATCGCGGCCATCAAGTACGACCCCCCCCTTATCCAAATCCGCCTGGACCAGAACAAGAAACCCAGCTGGGATGTAGATATAGCTGACGTGGCCTATTACTTTGAAAAGGACGTGAACAATGACTCCGTGTTCCCTTCCAACAGTAAATTAACTGTCTCAGTCAATGGAGATGCTCTGGCTATTGAAAAGCTCTGGATTTACTATGTGGATGAAAAGCCCCCAGAGTTCTGCATgaggcagctggcagctggcatTAGTGCTGTGGTCACCGTGGTGGTCCTCACTGCTGGCATTGGCATTGCCGTGCTGCTCGTCCTCAGGTGGCTGCGCACAAGGACATATAAAAAATTTGAGTGTAAAGAAATGAGGGAAATGAAAGCCTCCAGCTTAGAACTGCCCTGA